The genomic stretch AGCAGGCCCAGCAGCACCGAAATCACGGCCAGGCCCAGGGCCACACGCTCCTGCGCGAGATCCACCGGCACCATGGGGAAGATTGGCGCGGCGCGCGCCCGCATCGCGGCGCTCAGCACGCGGAACACATAGCCGCCGGTGAGCAGGCCGCCCGCCACGATCACCAGCGCCCACCACCATTGGCCGGAGTCCAGCGCGGCCTGCAACAGGAGCCATTTCGCGGTGAAGCCGCCGCTTGGCGGGATGCCCATCAGCGAGAGGCCGGCCAGCCCGAAGGCCAGGACGGACAGGGGGGCGATCCGCGCCGCCCCCTGCAATTCCGCGATGCGGTCATGCCCCATGGCGCGGGCGATGACGCCGGCGGCCAGGAACATCGCCGCCTTGGCGAAGGCATGGCTGATGGCCTGCAAGGCGCCGCCGGTCCAGGCGCGCTCGGCGATCTCGCCTGCGCTGCCCGCCACCAGCGGGAACATCAGGAACAGATAGCCGATCTGCGCGACGGTGGAATACGCCACCAGCAGCTTCAGCCGCGCCTGGCGAAGCGCCACCAGGCTGCCGAAGAGGATCGCCGCCGCCCCCAGCAGCGCCAGGATGGGCGCCACGGCCAGCAGCAGCGCGGCCGGCATCACCCAGAACCACAGCCGCAGCAGCAGCACATAGGAGGCCTTGACCACCAGGCCCGAGAGCAGCGCACTGGCGGCCGGCGGCGCCCCCGCATGCGCGGCCGGCAGCCAGAGATGCAGCGGAAACAGCGCCATCTTGCCCAGCAGCCCGACGGTCATCAGCGATGCCGCGACGATGGTGGCTGCATCGGCCCGCGCGGCGCGCGCCAGCAGCAGGATGTCCAGCGTGCCATAGGCGCCATAGAGCAGCGCCGTGCCGAGCAGATACAGCACCGAGCCGATCAGCGCGAACAAAAGATAGCGCAACTCCGCCTTGAACTGCGTGGCCTTGCCATCGAGGCAGGCCAGCGCCAGGGCGCCGAAGGTGAGCATTTCCAGCGCCACGAACAGGTTGAACAGGTCACCGCCCAGGAAGGCCGCGTTCAGGGCGGCCCAGAGCGCCAGCAGGAAGCACCAGAAGGCCAGCGAGGCACGGGCTTCGGGGGCATGGAGCGGCGTGCGGTAATCCGCCCGGGCGAAATAGGCGATGGCGCCGATGATCAGCGCCGTGGTCAGCAGCATGGCGGCAGCCAGCCCATCGGCGCGCAAGGCTAGCCCCAGGGGCGGCGCCCAGCCCCCCACAAAGGCCACCACGGGCGCCTTGGCATGCAGCACGCCCGCCAGCAGCACCAACGCCATGGCGAGGCCCACCGGCATGAGCCAGAGCGCGATCCGCTCCGGCGCGCGGCCGCCCAGCGCGAAGCCCAGCAGCAGCCCGGTGACCGGAACCACCACCAGCAGCACCAGCAGAAATCCGCCCGCCGTGGCTTCCATCAGTGCGTGGCTTCCATCAGTGCGTGACTTCCATCAGGGCGGCGCCTCGTCTTCGGCGATGGTCGCGGCGCCGGTGATCTGGAACAGCCGAAGCACCAGCACCAAGGCCAAGGCTGTCGCCGCGAAAGCCACCACCAGCCCGGTGATGACCAGCGCCTGCGGCACCGGGTCCACCACCGCGCCGCGCCGCGCCATCACGCCGAACAGCAGGAACACCCCGCCGCCCAGCAGGTTGAAGGCCAGGATCTTGCGCAGCAGCGCCGGCTGCGTCACCAGGCCGTAGAGCCCCAGGGCCACCAGCGCCGATCCGGTCAGGCCGAAGATCATGGCGCGCGCCTCCCGCCGCCCTCTGGCGGCCCGGCCACCATGAGGATGAGGGCGGCTGCGACGGAGAGCGTCATCGCGCCCTCGATCAGCAGGATCAAGGGCTTCGCCAAGCTGGGCGGGTAAGCCAGGAATCCGTCGGCGATCACGAAGCCCAGCAGCCCCACGCCGATGAAGGCCAGCGGCCCTGCCACCACCGCCCAGCGCAGTCCGCGCGCGCTGGTGGGCGGCAGCCGCCAGAGCCCAGCCACCCAGGCCAAAATCCCCATCGCCGCCAGGATGGTGCCGCCCTGGAACTTGCCGCCCGGCGCATCCGCACCGACCCAGGCGACATAGATGCCGACGACAATGCCGATCGGCGGCAGCACCCGCGCGAGCAGGGAGAGCGGTCCACTGGACTGCACCGGAAACACCGGCCCCGGCACGCCGCCCCAGCGCCGATCCGGCGCCATGGTCCAGATGGCGAGCACGGCAAAGACCAGCACCACCGCCTCCAGCAGCGTATCCAGCCCGCGATAGGCCATCAGCACGCCGGTGATGGGATTGGCAACGCCAAGTGCCGGCAAATGGCGTGCTGCCTCGGCCGCGAGGCTGGGCGCGGGCTCAGGCAGGGTCACCACCGCCGCGGCCAGGCCGATGCCGACCACAGCGCAGAGCAGCCCCGCCGCGATGCGTTGCGGACCGCTGGGCGTGGCCGCATCAATCTCCGCCTTGCCGCCACGCAGCCGCACCACGGCAAAGAGCAGGATCACGCCCGTCGCACCCGCCCCCAGGGCGGCCTCGGTCAGCGCCACATCCACCGCGCCCAGCCGCACCCAGACCAGGGCGAGCAGCAGCCCGTAGGCCACGAAGCCGATCACCGCCGGGAAATTGCCCCGCACCGCGAGCGTCCAGACGGCAACGCCGATCACCGCCAGCGCGAGGCACAGATCCAGCACCAGGCTCACTGCGGCGGCCCGGAGCGCCGGATGCGCTCAGCGATCATCTGCGTCGCCGTGGCGCCGGCCAGCAGGACCAGCAGCCAAACCAGGATGAGCTTGAGCGCGGCAAGCCAGCCGCCGGCCCAGGGCAGCAGGCCAAGCACGATCAACCCCAGGCCCAGGCTATCCGCCTTGGTCAGCGCATGCAGCCGGCTGAGCGGATCGGGGAAGCGCAGCAGCGCCACGGTGCCGGCGATGAAAAACACCACGCCGACCGCGATGGTGATGCCGCTGAACAGGGCCAGGAACAGGCTCATCGCTCGCCCAGCCCGCGCGCCGCGAGCACGAAGGCGACCGAGGCGAAGGCGCCGAGCAGCGCCAGCACCAGGGCCACATCCACGACGCCGGCCATCCCGGTGGCCACCGCGACCAGCAGAAGTGCCGCGATGCAGCCCGAGCAGAGCAATTGCGCGGCCATCATCCGGTCCGCCGCGCCCGGGCCGCGCAGGGCGCGATAGAGGCCGGCCAGCGCGGCCAAAAGGATAAGGCCGGCGGCCAGCAACAGCGCTTCCGTCATCGGCGGCTTTCGAGGCGATTTACCCCTCGCCCCCGGCGGAAACCGAAGGTCTTCTGCACCTTCATCGGTGTCCGGAGATGCAAGAACCTGAGGTTCTTGCCGGGGTGCTCGAGGGGCAGCGCCCCTCGAAACCCACCCAAGCCCTTAGCCCCCCGCCCGCACATACAGCGCCTCCGTCGCGGCCAGATCCCGCGCCACGGGCAGGCGCGTATCCAGCGCATGCACCACCAACGCACCCGCCGCATCCGTGCCGGCCGGCAGCGCGCCGGGGGCGAGGCTGGCGAGTGCCGTGAAGCCATCACGCGCCGGACCCTCGGGCAGGGCGCTGGCATGGATGACCAGGCCGGGCTGCAGGGGCAGGCGGGGATCAAAGGCGCGGCGGGCGATATCGGTCCCGGCCAGCAGCGCCTGCCAGCCGCTGCGGCCCGCCAGGCGAAATGCCGCCAGCGGGTCG from Sediminicoccus sp. KRV36 encodes the following:
- a CDS encoding NADH-quinone oxidoreductase subunit K, giving the protein MIFGLTGSALVALGLYGLVTQPALLRKILAFNLLGGGVFLLFGVMARRGAVVDPVPQALVITGLVVAFAATALALVLVLRLFQITGAATIAEDEAPP
- a CDS encoding MrpF/PhaF family protein, yielding MTEALLLAAGLILLAALAGLYRALRGPGAADRMMAAQLLCSGCIAALLLVAVATGMAGVVDVALVLALLGAFASVAFVLAARGLGER
- a CDS encoding hydrogenase subunit MbhD domain-containing protein, with product MSLVLDLCLALAVIGVAVWTLAVRGNFPAVIGFVAYGLLLALVWVRLGAVDVALTEAALGAGATGVILLFAVVRLRGGKAEIDAATPSGPQRIAAGLLCAVVGIGLAAAVVTLPEPAPSLAAEAARHLPALGVANPITGVLMAYRGLDTLLEAVVLVFAVLAIWTMAPDRRWGGVPGPVFPVQSSGPLSLLARVLPPIGIVVGIYVAWVGADAPGGKFQGGTILAAMGILAWVAGLWRLPPTSARGLRWAVVAGPLAFIGVGLLGFVIADGFLAYPPSLAKPLILLIEGAMTLSVAAALILMVAGPPEGGGRRAP
- a CDS encoding Na+/H+ antiporter subunit E gives rise to the protein MERAARFALFLGLWLILAGGPAGLPFGLLAAALATWASTRLMPGRMALADPLAAFRLAGRSGWQALLAGTDIARRAFDPRLPLQPGLVIHASALPEGPARDGFTALASLAPGALPAGTDAAGALVVHALDTRLPVARDLAATEALYVRAGG
- a CDS encoding monovalent cation/H(+) antiporter subunit G codes for the protein MSLFLALFSGITIAVGVVFFIAGTVALLRFPDPLSRLHALTKADSLGLGLIVLGLLPWAGGWLAALKLILVWLLVLLAGATATQMIAERIRRSGPPQ
- a CDS encoding proton-conducting transporter membrane subunit → MEATAGGFLLVLLVVVPVTGLLLGFALGGRAPERIALWLMPVGLAMALVLLAGVLHAKAPVVAFVGGWAPPLGLALRADGLAAAMLLTTALIIGAIAYFARADYRTPLHAPEARASLAFWCFLLALWAALNAAFLGGDLFNLFVALEMLTFGALALACLDGKATQFKAELRYLLFALIGSVLYLLGTALLYGAYGTLDILLLARAARADAATIVAASLMTVGLLGKMALFPLHLWLPAAHAGAPPAASALLSGLVVKASYVLLLRLWFWVMPAALLLAVAPILALLGAAAILFGSLVALRQARLKLLVAYSTVAQIGYLFLMFPLVAGSAGEIAERAWTGGALQAISHAFAKAAMFLAAGVIARAMGHDRIAELQGAARIAPLSVLAFGLAGLSLMGIPPSGGFTAKWLLLQAALDSGQWWWALVIVAGGLLTGGYVFRVLSAAMRARAAPIFPMVPVDLAQERVALGLAVISVLLGLLPLGAFGLVLIGR